One genomic region from candidate division WOR-3 bacterium encodes:
- the nadB gene encoding L-aspartate oxidase, with amino-acid sequence MVIGSGIAGLWFTYKVSRYGTVLVITKKEDTESNTNYAQGGIAAAVAEDDSPDIHYEDTLVAGQGLAKPEVVRLVVDAGPALVRELADLGVEFSTHRNAHGVAHFDLGQEGGHRRRRIVHAQDHTGLAIEHGLVRTVRSATGVTISEQHFALDVLVDERGRCCGATVLDHRSGRIETVLAGTTLLATGGIGQAYQHTTNPPIATGDGIAMGFRAGASIANMEFIQFHPTALWGSDIDGRTFLVSEAVRGEGAILRTQDGATFMERYHPEGSLAPRDAVARAIDSELKRRGEQYVLLDATHLDAERTRQRFPHIYETCLRFGIDITRQPIPVVPAAHYVCGGLLVNSWAETTVPGLFAAGECACTGLHGANRLASNSLLEALVFADRAAQKAGADRPQGRRHAVCEKQDQIIGAQSGVAGQRAEAVRAELRQLMWDYAGIVRSDVGLAKAAARLAELAAEVESEPATGVHALETRNLLTVARLIVGCARRRPESRGLHFNQDHPDKNDHYRKDTVVTRQDPLG; translated from the coding sequence TTGGTAATCGGGTCTGGGATTGCCGGCCTGTGGTTCACCTACAAGGTCAGCCGGTACGGAACGGTACTGGTCATCACCAAGAAGGAAGATACCGAGTCCAACACCAACTACGCGCAGGGTGGAATCGCTGCGGCGGTCGCGGAAGACGATTCACCTGACATCCACTACGAAGACACACTGGTCGCAGGACAGGGGCTTGCCAAGCCCGAAGTCGTCAGACTGGTAGTTGACGCCGGCCCGGCGCTGGTGCGTGAGCTCGCTGACCTTGGAGTTGAGTTCTCCACGCACCGCAACGCACACGGAGTAGCGCACTTCGATCTTGGTCAGGAGGGTGGCCATCGCCGCCGCCGAATCGTACACGCCCAAGACCATACCGGCCTTGCCATCGAGCATGGTCTTGTCAGAACGGTGCGGTCGGCTACCGGCGTCACAATCTCAGAGCAGCATTTTGCTCTGGACGTTCTTGTTGACGAGCGCGGCCGGTGCTGTGGTGCGACCGTGCTGGACCACCGCTCGGGCCGGATTGAGACGGTGCTGGCCGGCACAACGCTTTTGGCGACCGGGGGGATCGGTCAGGCCTACCAGCACACGACCAACCCGCCGATTGCGACGGGCGACGGCATCGCAATGGGCTTTCGGGCCGGTGCCAGTATCGCCAACATGGAGTTCATTCAGTTTCATCCAACCGCACTATGGGGTTCGGACATTGACGGCCGGACGTTTCTTGTGTCCGAAGCCGTTAGGGGAGAGGGTGCGATACTCCGGACCCAGGATGGTGCGACGTTCATGGAGCGGTATCATCCTGAAGGTTCACTCGCACCGAGGGATGCGGTTGCAAGGGCAATTGACTCCGAGCTGAAGAGGCGCGGAGAGCAATACGTACTGCTCGATGCGACCCATCTTGATGCAGAGCGCACCAGGCAGCGTTTTCCGCACATCTATGAGACGTGCCTACGTTTCGGGATTGACATTACCCGGCAACCGATTCCGGTGGTGCCGGCAGCACATTACGTTTGCGGCGGACTGTTGGTGAATTCCTGGGCTGAGACAACTGTTCCTGGACTTTTTGCGGCTGGTGAGTGCGCTTGCACCGGACTCCACGGTGCGAACCGGCTGGCTTCGAACTCGCTGCTCGAGGCCCTGGTGTTTGCCGACCGGGCAGCACAAAAGGCCGGAGCAGACCGACCGCAGGGCAGGAGGCATGCAGTCTGTGAAAAACAGGACCAGATAATCGGAGCCCAGAGTGGCGTAGCCGGACAGCGAGCTGAGGCGGTGCGTGCTGAGCTAAGACAGTTGATGTGGGACTATGCCGGTATCGTGCGGAGCGATGTCGGTCTGGCAAAGGCGGCGGCAAGACTGGCCGAACTTGCGGCCGAGGTTGAAAGCGAGCCGGCTACGGGAGTCCACGCACTTGAGACGCGGAACCTGCTGACAGTTGCGCGGCTCATTGTTGGCTGCGCCCGGCGCCGACCGGAGTCGCGCGGGCTGCATTTCAACCAGGACCACCCGGACAAGAATGACCACTACCGGAAAGATACGGTCGTCACGCGCCAGGACCCGCTTGGCTGA
- a CDS encoding T9SS type A sorting domain-containing protein: MVTRALEQGLCEMRRGALFCDVLLFLVCGTAFATGHPGLDKMLRERSPTCPRPLPDRSIPSHQAYRYPPLRLSAPSLLDSVVRDDFVCNDDDYGGARQDGPSIASDRSGRFVVVWYEFRDGDADVWFQRFDSAGNPLGQNERLNTDATMGWQGDPAVAMSPDGRYLSSWEDRRDIGNSDLFCQRFDASGQRLGDNFRVSDSGVPGDQSFSGAAMGPDGTALIAWDDRRFGITGDIFAQFLAPDGTPRDTNFRVNDDPIGRANQYEPSVSCDDSGRFVVAWMDGRGLNAYDWNIFCQRFDRLGNRLGSNIQVTTNDSIQWAPAVACTPDGGFAVCWEDRRTGQWDAYVQFYNSLGQPLGGNVKVNDDVGPADQSAVSVGANRLGEYLVTWADRRNGNSDVYAQRYSGSGTALGSNFLVNDDATSTDQGAPTVAACPDGGYWVVWVDRRNGNNDLYCRRFGRDGTPQTASFRVNDDTASSHQRVSSIGMDAIGNTVVAWEDERSGECDIYRSVFDASGQTVGPNVKLNDDGISGASQYYAAVAAGKGRFIATWTDNRDGEFSIYGRFLDAVGMPVGPNFLVNSDTSGAFQWYSYCAMDTSNRAAVVWMDGREDAYRVFCRRYRPDGQPEGPEFVLSDGGGNQYYASVAMSRNGWLVAAWMDYRQGDGDIYCQLFRPDGSRVGPNIMVSIDTGNVYQGYPACAVSDNGQFVVAWEDTRNDIYDVYMQWFDSTGARLGGNERVNDNTTETDCYSPTCAFDDSGRLALAFNDERDSPGTPQIYCQRFRADRTRVSGNRRVNQPGLFPNNHHWTVGQSVAARQVLAFAWTDNRRHQGWDIFAKLTDWELVGIANPVASAKPEAWVRPTVSAGRFLVDIGSVGPALVHVLDRAGRKVLAAEVAGGRQVLDLGSLGRGVYLCRIESNGQQLTRKLVVR, from the coding sequence GTGGTTACGAGAGCTCTCGAACAAGGGCTGTGCGAAATGAGACGTGGGGCACTGTTCTGCGACGTTCTTCTGTTCTTGGTTTGTGGCACGGCGTTCGCGACCGGACACCCGGGGTTGGACAAGATGCTCCGCGAGCGTTCGCCGACCTGTCCGCGACCGCTGCCTGACCGTTCGATACCATCACATCAAGCGTACCGGTACCCGCCCCTTCGATTATCTGCTCCGTCTCTCCTTGATAGCGTTGTTCGTGACGACTTTGTGTGTAATGACGACGATTATGGTGGCGCGAGGCAGGATGGTCCCTCGATTGCAAGCGACCGCTCAGGTCGGTTCGTAGTGGTCTGGTACGAGTTCCGGGACGGCGATGCGGACGTGTGGTTCCAACGGTTCGACTCGGCTGGGAATCCTTTGGGCCAGAATGAGCGGCTGAATACTGATGCGACTATGGGTTGGCAGGGTGACCCGGCGGTCGCTATGAGTCCGGATGGCAGGTATCTTTCCAGTTGGGAGGACCGACGCGACATTGGCAACTCAGACCTTTTCTGTCAGCGGTTTGACGCATCAGGTCAGCGGCTTGGCGACAACTTCCGGGTAAGTGATTCCGGCGTGCCAGGAGACCAGAGCTTCTCGGGCGCGGCGATGGGGCCGGACGGTACGGCGCTCATCGCTTGGGATGACCGGCGCTTTGGCATAACCGGCGACATCTTCGCTCAGTTCCTCGCACCGGATGGTACACCGCGCGATACCAACTTTCGGGTCAATGACGACCCGATCGGCCGGGCCAATCAGTACGAGCCAAGTGTTTCGTGCGACGACTCGGGCCGGTTCGTCGTAGCATGGATGGACGGTCGAGGGCTGAACGCCTATGATTGGAACATCTTCTGCCAGCGGTTCGATCGGCTCGGCAACCGGCTGGGCTCGAATATTCAGGTGACGACGAATGACAGCATTCAGTGGGCGCCGGCCGTCGCTTGTACTCCGGACGGCGGGTTTGCCGTGTGTTGGGAAGACCGCAGAACCGGACAATGGGACGCATACGTCCAGTTCTACAACTCACTTGGCCAGCCTCTTGGCGGAAATGTCAAGGTGAATGACGATGTTGGCCCGGCTGACCAGTCGGCAGTTAGCGTTGGTGCGAACCGACTCGGTGAGTATCTCGTCACGTGGGCCGACCGCAGGAACGGCAACAGTGATGTGTACGCTCAGCGCTACTCAGGCTCAGGTACGGCGCTCGGTTCTAACTTTCTCGTGAATGACGACGCTACAAGCACCGACCAGGGTGCTCCAACGGTCGCGGCATGTCCGGACGGCGGGTACTGGGTCGTCTGGGTTGACCGGCGCAACGGTAACAACGATCTGTACTGCCGCAGGTTCGGCCGGGATGGCACGCCGCAGACAGCGAGCTTTCGGGTAAACGACGACACCGCAAGTTCTCATCAGCGGGTGTCTTCAATTGGCATGGACGCCATCGGAAACACGGTTGTCGCTTGGGAGGACGAACGCAGTGGTGAGTGCGACATCTACCGCAGCGTATTTGACGCGTCCGGACAGACAGTCGGGCCGAATGTTAAGCTCAATGATGATGGCATTTCTGGCGCCTCCCAGTACTACGCTGCGGTCGCAGCCGGCAAGGGACGGTTCATTGCGACATGGACGGACAACCGTGATGGAGAGTTCAGCATCTACGGTCGGTTTCTTGATGCGGTCGGCATGCCGGTGGGCCCGAATTTCCTGGTAAACTCAGATACAAGTGGCGCATTTCAGTGGTATTCATATTGTGCAATGGACACATCGAACCGCGCGGCGGTAGTGTGGATGGACGGACGAGAAGACGCATACCGGGTGTTCTGCCGGCGCTACAGGCCGGACGGTCAGCCCGAAGGGCCGGAGTTCGTGCTCTCGGACGGCGGCGGCAATCAGTACTATGCGAGCGTGGCCATGAGCCGCAATGGCTGGCTTGTCGCAGCCTGGATGGATTACCGGCAAGGCGACGGCGACATATACTGCCAGTTGTTTCGGCCGGATGGTTCCCGGGTCGGGCCAAATATCATGGTCAGCATTGACACCGGTAATGTGTACCAGGGGTATCCGGCATGCGCGGTTTCAGACAACGGTCAGTTCGTGGTGGCCTGGGAGGACACGAGAAACGACATCTATGACGTTTATATGCAGTGGTTCGACTCTACTGGCGCAAGACTGGGCGGAAATGAGCGGGTCAATGACAACACGACTGAAACCGATTGCTACTCACCGACCTGCGCATTCGACGACTCTGGCCGGCTCGCACTAGCGTTCAACGACGAACGTGACTCGCCCGGTACGCCCCAGATCTACTGCCAGCGTTTTCGGGCCGACCGGACCAGGGTCAGCGGAAACCGACGTGTGAATCAGCCTGGCCTTTTCCCGAACAACCACCACTGGACTGTAGGTCAGAGCGTAGCGGCCAGACAGGTGCTCGCATTTGCGTGGACCGATAACCGCCGACACCAAGGATGGGACATATTCGCCAAGCTTACTGACTGGGAGCTGGTTGGTATCGCGAACCCGGTTGCCAGCGCTAAGCCAGAGGCATGGGTCAGACCGACGGTATCGGCGGGGCGGTTCCTGGTCGATATCGGGTCGGTGGGGCCGGCTCTTGTTCATGTGTTGGACCGGGCCGGTCGCAAGGTGCTTGCGGCTGAGGTAGCAGGTGGCAGGCAAGTGCTGGACCTCGGCTCTCTAGGCCGGGGAGTTTATCTCTGCCGGATTGAGTCCAATGGACAACAATTGACCAGAAAGCTTGTCGTCAGGTAA